Proteins from a single region of Clostridia bacterium:
- the ftsZ gene encoding cell division protein FtsZ — MAMELINDDEQIVCIKCVGVGGGGGNAVNRMIKSGVESVEYVAVNTDAQALLKSKAPTKIQIGAKTTMGRGAGADAEKGQRSAEESREEIANALRGAQMVFITAGMGGGTGTGASPVIAEVAKEMGVLTVAIVTKPFGFEGSYKMSQAEMGINALMEHVDSLVVVPNDRLKLVSDQKITLLNAFDMADDILRQGIQSVSDLIKLPDALINLDFADVCAVMKDAGLAHMGVGHATGPEKAVEAAKAAISSPLLETSINGARGVILNFAASPDISLDDVETAANMIKEAAHPSANIIWGYTVDENMEDEMRVTVIATGFSGGASVSSSSSYVDPFEDLTSPFVFSMGGKSAAQPAAPAPAPAPAPAPRAPKPKAEDNDDISFTDFQAVMDIVNKRNRPEE, encoded by the coding sequence ATGGCGATGGAACTTATCAACGACGATGAACAGATAGTATGCATAAAGTGCGTGGGTGTCGGCGGAGGCGGCGGCAACGCCGTCAACCGTATGATCAAATCCGGCGTGGAGAGCGTTGAATACGTTGCCGTGAATACGGACGCGCAGGCGCTCCTCAAGTCGAAGGCGCCCACCAAGATCCAGATAGGCGCGAAGACGACGATGGGCAGAGGCGCGGGCGCCGACGCCGAAAAGGGACAGCGTTCCGCCGAGGAAAGCCGCGAGGAGATCGCCAACGCCCTGCGCGGAGCGCAGATGGTGTTCATCACCGCCGGAATGGGCGGCGGCACCGGCACGGGCGCGTCTCCGGTCATCGCGGAGGTCGCCAAGGAAATGGGCGTACTCACCGTCGCGATCGTGACCAAGCCCTTCGGCTTTGAAGGCTCGTATAAGATGAGTCAGGCAGAGATGGGCATCAACGCGCTCATGGAGCACGTCGATTCCCTCGTCGTCGTTCCCAACGACAGGCTCAAGCTCGTCAGCGATCAGAAGATAACCCTTCTCAACGCGTTCGATATGGCGGACGACATTCTCCGTCAGGGCATACAGAGCGTTTCGGACCTCATCAAGCTGCCCGACGCGCTGATAAACCTCGACTTCGCGGACGTCTGCGCGGTCATGAAGGACGCAGGCCTGGCGCATATGGGCGTCGGCCACGCCACCGGTCCGGAGAAGGCCGTCGAGGCCGCGAAGGCCGCGATCTCCTCTCCGCTGCTCGAGACCTCGATCAACGGAGCGAGAGGCGTCATCCTCAACTTCGCCGCCTCGCCCGATATTTCGCTTGACGACGTCGAGACCGCCGCGAATATGATCAAGGAAGCGGCTCACCCTTCCGCGAACATCATCTGGGGCTATACCGTCGACGAGAATATGGAAGACGAAATGCGCGTGACCGTCATAGCCACCGGCTTCAGCGGCGGAGCGTCCGTTTCCTCCTCTTCGTCCTACGTCGATCCGTTCGAGGATCTGACCTCTCCTTTCGTTTTCTCGATGGGCGGCAAGAGCGCCGCTCAGCCTGCCGCGCCCGCTCCGGCGCCGGCTCCGGCTCCCGCGCCACGCGCCCCGAAGCCGAAGGCTGAGGACAACGACGACATCTCCTTCACCGACTTCCAGGCGGTAATGGACATAGTCAACAAGCGCAATCGCCCCGAGGAATAA
- a CDS encoding FtsQ-type POTRA domain-containing protein, translating to MKQRTQAAASEKLREYNARRKKKYRRRRKTAVYLVLLLLVCVVCLILSLTVFFNTSRIKVGGNSRYTEEQIVKASGIEKGDNLLRMSKSGIKEKILKALPYVSDVQVIRELPSTVTLKVTETEPSCRYLIGEHRWALLSEDLRVMEITSVEPETTPVLSGITLDITDEGETAKADSEISEKILLDLLTILKENDIINIDSIVFTSPISVNMKLEGRVTAKLGGDSDLDYKVRMVKTWINGSLPSVGEWTVDVTSGDKLYAGRGSPSSSEESAPEESEGSSEGESEGSE from the coding sequence ATGAAACAGCGCACGCAGGCGGCCGCTTCCGAGAAGCTTCGGGAGTATAACGCCAGACGCAAAAAGAAATACAGGCGCAGACGCAAGACGGCGGTATATCTCGTACTGCTGCTTTTGGTCTGCGTCGTTTGTCTTATCCTGTCGCTGACAGTCTTTTTCAACACGTCGCGGATAAAGGTGGGCGGCAACAGCCGCTACACCGAAGAGCAGATAGTGAAGGCGTCCGGTATCGAGAAGGGCGACAACCTGCTGCGGATGAGCAAATCCGGCATCAAAGAGAAGATACTCAAGGCGCTGCCTTACGTATCCGACGTGCAGGTCATTCGCGAGCTTCCGTCGACAGTCACCCTGAAGGTAACGGAAACGGAGCCGTCCTGCCGCTACCTTATAGGGGAGCACCGCTGGGCGCTGCTTTCGGAGGATCTGCGCGTTATGGAGATAACCTCCGTCGAGCCGGAAACGACGCCGGTTTTGAGCGGAATTACGCTCGATATTACGGACGAAGGGGAGACCGCGAAGGCGGATTCCGAGATTTCGGAAAAAATATTGCTTGACTTATTGACGATACTGAAAGAAAATGATATAATAAACATCGATAGTATCGTCTTCACCAGTCCGATAAGCGTAAATATGAAGCTCGAGGGCAGAGTTACCGCCAAGCTCGGCGGCGATTCCGACCTCGATTACAAGGTGCGGATGGTCAAGACGTGGATCAACGGTTCTCTCCCCTCGGTGGGCGAGTGGACCGTCGACGTCACGTCGGGGGACAAGCTCTACGCGGGCAGAGGATCGCCTTCCTCGTCGGAGGAAAGCGCTCCCGAAGAAAGCGAGGGCTCGTCTGAAGGCGAGAGCGAAGGAAGCGAATAA
- the murA gene encoding UDP-N-acetylglucosamine 1-carboxyvinyltransferase: MGTLVIDGGNKLHGEVSVQGAKNGALPVLAASVLGGRSVIHNCPRLADTGSSVEILRMLGCEAERDGETVTVDAARVPRCDIPPELMRRMRSSVIFLGAVLARCGRAVVSAPGGCELGPRPIDLHLKAMRLLGADISESRGLVICECAGRLKGAEIVLPYPSVGATENAVIAASTAKGRTVLVGAAREPEITELADFINAKGGRISGAGGEVVVIDGVEALGDCEHTCIPDRIAAATYIAAAAATGSELTLRGAEPEHMTAVISAFSEAGCRFRESGGGLTVTAPDRLKAVRFARTAPYPGFPTDAQPLLAAALAFADGVSVINETVFGGRFRYLRELAKLGADVKYDGSLAVIRGKPFLTGAEAACTDLRGGAALVAAALGAKGVSVISGTEHIDRGYESVEAAFAAAGAKIYGNVKNETAHAGGRFREASGV, encoded by the coding sequence ATGGGAACTCTTGTTATTGACGGCGGAAATAAGCTTCACGGAGAGGTAAGCGTTCAGGGCGCGAAAAACGGCGCGCTGCCGGTGCTTGCCGCGTCCGTACTCGGCGGCAGGAGCGTGATACATAACTGTCCGCGCCTGGCCGATACCGGCAGCTCCGTTGAAATACTGCGCATGCTTGGCTGCGAAGCCGAACGCGACGGCGAAACCGTGACCGTGGACGCCGCCCGCGTCCCGCGATGCGACATCCCGCCGGAGCTGATGCGCCGGATGCGGTCGTCGGTGATATTCCTCGGCGCGGTGCTCGCGCGCTGCGGCAGGGCGGTCGTTTCCGCTCCCGGCGGATGCGAGCTCGGTCCGCGCCCGATAGACCTTCATCTCAAAGCGATGCGCCTGCTCGGCGCGGATATATCCGAAAGCCGCGGGCTTGTGATCTGCGAATGCGCGGGGCGGCTGAAGGGAGCCGAGATCGTGCTTCCTTATCCCAGCGTCGGCGCGACCGAGAACGCCGTCATAGCGGCTTCGACCGCGAAGGGCAGGACTGTGCTGGTCGGAGCGGCGAGGGAGCCGGAGATAACCGAGCTCGCGGATTTCATAAACGCGAAGGGCGGCAGGATAAGCGGAGCCGGCGGCGAAGTCGTCGTGATCGACGGCGTCGAAGCCCTCGGCGACTGCGAGCATACCTGTATACCCGACCGGATAGCCGCGGCCACGTACATCGCCGCGGCGGCCGCGACGGGCTCGGAGCTTACGCTTCGCGGCGCGGAGCCGGAGCATATGACGGCGGTGATATCCGCCTTTTCGGAAGCGGGATGCCGCTTCCGCGAGTCCGGCGGCGGTCTTACCGTGACGGCGCCGGATAGGCTGAAGGCCGTGCGCTTCGCGCGCACCGCGCCCTACCCGGGCTTCCCGACGGACGCCCAGCCGCTTCTCGCGGCGGCGCTCGCCTTCGCGGACGGCGTCAGCGTGATAAACGAGACCGTCTTCGGCGGCCGCTTCCGCTACCTGCGCGAGCTGGCGAAGCTCGGCGCGGACGTGAAATACGACGGTTCGCTCGCGGTCATCCGCGGAAAGCCGTTCCTCACCGGCGCGGAGGCCGCCTGCACGGATCTGCGCGGCGGAGCGGCGCTGGTCGCAGCCGCGCTCGGCGCGAAGGGCGTGAGCGTCATATCGGGAACTGAGCATATAGACAGAGGATACGAAAGCGTCGAAGCGGCGTTCGCCGCCGCAGGCGCAAAAATATACGGGAACGTGAAAAATGAAACAGCGCACGCAGGCGGCCGCTTCCGAGAAGCTTCGGGAGTATAA
- the murG gene encoding undecaprenyldiphospho-muramoylpentapeptide beta-N-acetylglucosaminyltransferase translates to MRIVFAGGGTSGHINPAIAAAKYIKRRMPDAEILFIGTENHIEAKLVPEAGFKIEFIDIRGFRRSLSPYNFGTLRRIFTSRRRCKKIYKEFKPDIVVGMGGYVSGPTLLAAHKLGIPCLIHEQNAVAGMTTKLAAKYASAVMLTFPEAAAQLPQGTRSVVTGVPIYEDLLKLDKAECRRELGFDDRPLLLCSGGSLGARTINDAMLAYIIRHHKEEKIQIVHGIGKFYYEEFMKALDDAGVETGGSIRVFEYIKDMPKYMTACDAVVCRCGASSLAEMSAAGKPAIIIPSPNVTDNHQFHNAKHLADAGAAILVDDKDYNCKALEDGLETVIFDNAKRNEMTENLKKAAVYDYGERVFDCIISELERAGK, encoded by the coding sequence ATGAGGATAGTTTTCGCCGGCGGAGGCACCTCCGGCCACATCAACCCCGCGATCGCTGCGGCGAAGTACATCAAGCGCCGCATGCCCGACGCGGAAATACTCTTCATCGGCACGGAAAACCACATCGAGGCGAAGCTCGTTCCCGAAGCGGGCTTCAAAATCGAATTTATAGACATCAGGGGCTTCAGACGCAGTCTTTCGCCCTATAATTTCGGCACGCTCCGCCGCATATTCACCTCGCGCCGCAGGTGCAAGAAGATATATAAGGAGTTCAAGCCGGATATCGTCGTCGGCATGGGCGGCTACGTCAGCGGCCCGACGCTGCTCGCCGCGCACAAGCTCGGCATACCCTGCCTCATCCACGAGCAGAACGCCGTCGCCGGCATGACGACGAAGCTCGCCGCGAAGTACGCCTCCGCGGTCATGCTGACCTTCCCGGAGGCCGCCGCGCAGCTGCCGCAGGGAACGCGCAGCGTGGTCACGGGCGTGCCTATCTACGAGGACCTGCTGAAGCTCGACAAGGCGGAGTGCCGCCGCGAGCTCGGCTTCGACGACCGTCCGCTGCTGCTCTGCTCGGGCGGCAGCCTCGGCGCACGCACGATCAACGACGCGATGCTCGCCTACATAATCAGACACCACAAGGAAGAAAAAATACAGATAGTACACGGCATCGGCAAGTTTTACTACGAAGAGTTCATGAAGGCGCTCGACGACGCGGGCGTCGAAACGGGCGGGAGCATCCGCGTCTTCGAGTACATAAAGGATATGCCGAAGTATATGACCGCCTGCGACGCGGTCGTCTGCCGCTGCGGCGCGAGCTCCCTCGCGGAGATGAGCGCGGCCGGCAAGCCCGCGATAATCATTCCGTCGCCGAACGTTACGGATAACCACCAGTTCCACAACGCCAAGCACCTCGCGGACGCCGGCGCGGCGATCCTCGTCGACGACAAGGACTACAACTGCAAGGCGCTCGAGGACGGACTCGAGACCGTCATCTTCGATAACGCGAAAAGAAACGAAATGACCGAAAACCTGAAAAAAGCCGCCGTTTACGACTACGGCGAGCGGGTTTTCGACTGCATAATCTCCGAACTGGAGAGAGCCGGCAAATAA
- the ftsW gene encoding putative lipid II flippase FtsW: MGTSAVAKAEKLNKEKLPPLDLPFLVLVILVLISGLVMLFSASYAAGLADEGDSMYYIKRQLIAALLGVGAMLVASRFNYRFYRRLSVVAAGVSLLLLILVFPMGVTVNGARRWIYLGLRFQPSEIAKIGMILLLAHVITKYYDKMTNFTYGILIPLGITGVFSLLVMIEPHLSGAVLLVVIGAVMVFVGGANWKHLLLCFLVVLLLVVLVVSMTSYMGKRVNAWLDPWSDPQGEGYQIIQSLYAIGSGGLMGLGLGNSQQKYGYLPEAHNDYIFSIACEELGFIGAVVIILLFALLVWRGFRIALKAEDKFGCLICVGVMTQVGAQTLLNIAVVSNAIPSTGISLPFFSYGGTSLVLLLLEMGVVLNISRYSGSPEGASNPRRGSALARRTTTEGR, encoded by the coding sequence ATGGGAACTTCCGCGGTCGCGAAAGCCGAAAAACTGAATAAAGAAAAGCTTCCGCCGCTGGATCTGCCGTTCCTCGTGCTCGTTATCCTTGTGCTTATCAGCGGTCTGGTAATGCTGTTCTCCGCGAGCTACGCCGCGGGACTCGCCGACGAGGGCGACAGCATGTACTACATCAAAAGGCAGCTCATCGCCGCGCTGCTCGGCGTCGGCGCGATGCTCGTCGCCTCGCGGTTCAACTACAGGTTCTACCGCAGGCTTTCGGTGGTGGCGGCGGGCGTCTCGCTGCTGCTGCTCATACTCGTCTTCCCGATGGGAGTCACCGTCAACGGCGCGAGGCGCTGGATCTATCTCGGCCTCCGCTTTCAGCCGTCCGAGATCGCGAAGATCGGCATGATCCTGCTGCTCGCGCACGTCATAACCAAATACTACGACAAGATGACGAACTTCACCTACGGGATACTGATACCGCTCGGGATAACCGGCGTTTTCTCGCTGCTCGTCATGATCGAACCGCATCTTTCGGGCGCGGTGCTGCTCGTCGTTATCGGCGCGGTAATGGTCTTCGTCGGCGGCGCGAACTGGAAGCACCTGCTGCTGTGTTTTCTCGTAGTCCTGCTGCTCGTCGTGCTTGTCGTGAGCATGACGAGCTATATGGGCAAGCGCGTCAACGCGTGGCTCGATCCGTGGTCGGATCCGCAGGGGGAGGGCTATCAGATAATCCAGTCGCTCTACGCAATCGGCTCAGGCGGACTCATGGGGCTCGGACTGGGCAACTCCCAGCAGAAATACGGCTACCTGCCGGAGGCGCATAACGACTATATTTTCTCAATCGCCTGCGAGGAGCTCGGCTTCATCGGGGCGGTGGTGATAATCCTGCTGTTCGCGCTGCTCGTCTGGCGCGGCTTCCGCATCGCGCTGAAAGCGGAGGATAAGTTCGGCTGCCTCATCTGCGTCGGCGTAATGACGCAGGTCGGCGCGCAGACGCTGCTCAATATCGCCGTCGTCAGCAACGCGATCCCAAGCACGGGCATCTCGCTCCCGTTCTTCAGCTACGGCGGCACCTCGCTCGTCCTGCTGCTGCTTGAAATGGGCGTCGTGCTGAACATATCGCGCTATTCCGGCTCGCCCGAGGGCGCTTCGAACCCGCGGCGCGGGAGCGCCCTGGCGCGAAGGACAACAACGGAAGGAAGATGA
- a CDS encoding phospho-N-acetylmuramoyl-pentapeptide-transferase — translation MSDYYIVIAACLSFAVTALSGLVLIPLLRRLRFGQSIREDGPTWHEKKQGTPTMGGVMFILGIGAAVPFALSKAADGGEKYGIIYCGLTALLFGLVGFIDDFIKVSKKQNLGVTVKQKLFLQFAAAIAFTVSMALSGLLSSQIDIPFTKLSVDIGWAIYPLTVIAMVGIVNAVNITDGLDGLASGVTWIVGVFLLLTASAFRLEGYSILAAALAAGMMGFLVWNFYPAKVFMGDTGSLFLGGLVGTLCFALKMPLVFLIVGVVYMIEILSDVIQVLHYKRTKRRVFLMAPIHHHFEKKGWSEIRIVFTAMGITLLFCAGAFLWVYFVKL, via the coding sequence ATGAGTGATTATTATATCGTTATCGCAGCGTGTCTGAGCTTCGCGGTCACCGCGCTGAGCGGACTCGTGCTTATACCGCTGCTCCGCAGACTGCGCTTCGGGCAGTCGATCCGCGAGGACGGCCCGACCTGGCACGAGAAGAAGCAGGGCACTCCCACGATGGGCGGCGTCATGTTCATCCTCGGCATCGGAGCCGCCGTACCGTTCGCGCTCAGCAAGGCCGCGGACGGCGGTGAAAAATACGGCATAATCTACTGCGGACTCACCGCCCTGCTTTTCGGGTTGGTGGGCTTTATCGACGATTTCATCAAGGTATCGAAGAAGCAGAACCTCGGCGTGACCGTCAAACAGAAGCTTTTCCTGCAGTTCGCCGCCGCGATAGCGTTCACCGTTTCGATGGCGCTCAGCGGCCTGCTCTCCTCGCAGATAGATATCCCGTTCACGAAGCTCAGCGTTGACATCGGATGGGCAATATATCCGCTGACCGTTATCGCGATGGTCGGCATAGTCAACGCCGTCAACATAACGGACGGGCTCGACGGACTCGCCTCCGGCGTTACGTGGATCGTCGGAGTTTTCCTTCTGCTGACCGCCTCGGCCTTCAGGCTGGAGGGCTATTCGATACTCGCCGCCGCGCTTGCCGCGGGCATGATGGGCTTCCTCGTCTGGAACTTCTACCCGGCGAAGGTGTTTATGGGCGACACCGGCTCGCTCTTCCTCGGCGGACTTGTCGGCACGCTCTGCTTTGCGCTGAAGATGCCGCTGGTATTCCTTATCGTCGGCGTCGTTTATATGATAGAGATACTCTCCGACGTCATTCAGGTGCTGCACTACAAGCGCACGAAGCGCCGCGTCTTCCTGATGGCGCCGATACACCACCATTTTGAGAAAAAGGGCTGGTCCGAGATACGGATCGTCTTCACCGCCATGGGGATCACCCTGCTTTTCTGCGCGGGCGCGTTCCTGTGGGTGTACTTCGTTAAGCTTTAA